The Streptomyces sp. P9-A4 genome contains a region encoding:
- the nucS gene encoding endonuclease NucS — MRLVIARCSVDYAGRLTAHLPSAPRLILIKADGSVSIHADDRAYKPLNWMSPPCTLKEGAEAEAGVWTVINKAGEKLIITMEEILHDSSHELGVDPGLIKDGVEAHLQELLADRIEILGEGYTLIRREYMTAIGPVDILCRDADGGTVAVELKRRGDIDGVEQLTRYLELLNRDPHLAPVKGVFAAQEIKPQARVLATDRGIGCVVLDYDAMRGIEDDKLRLF, encoded by the coding sequence ATGCGTCTCGTCATTGCCCGTTGCTCCGTGGACTACGCGGGCCGGCTCACGGCCCACCTGCCCTCCGCGCCCCGTCTGATCCTGATCAAGGCAGACGGCAGCGTCTCCATCCACGCGGACGACCGGGCGTACAAACCGCTCAACTGGATGTCGCCGCCGTGCACCCTCAAGGAGGGGGCCGAGGCCGAGGCCGGCGTCTGGACCGTGATCAACAAAGCGGGCGAGAAACTGATCATCACGATGGAGGAGATCCTCCACGACTCCTCGCACGAGCTGGGTGTGGACCCGGGCCTCATCAAGGACGGCGTCGAGGCGCACCTCCAGGAGCTGCTGGCGGACCGCATCGAGATCCTGGGCGAGGGGTACACCCTGATCCGCCGCGAGTACATGACGGCGATCGGCCCGGTCGACATCCTCTGCCGCGACGCCGACGGCGGGACGGTCGCGGTCGAGCTCAAGCGGCGCGGCGACATCGACGGCGTCGAGCAGCTGACCCGCTATCTGGAGCTGCTCAACCGCGATCCGCACCTCGCGCCGGTGAAGGGCGTCTTCGCGGCGCAGGAGATCAAGCCGCAGGCGCGGGTGCTGGCCACGGACCGGGGCATCGGCTGCGTGGTCCTGGACTACGACGCGATGCGCGGCATCGAGGACGACAAGCTGCGGCTGTTCTGA